The following proteins come from a genomic window of Alicyclobacillus dauci:
- a CDS encoding ComEA family DNA-binding protein gives MKRNTNLWVIGTDSKNQKPDRKRNRLLSILKSERAVKGLGSIGIAGVLVIVGIVYDHHGIHSQQGSVSPANVLSTPVSLARSSGTATSDSPSIQVDVHGDVVHPGVVKVPANARVQDVIQAAGGFLHASDSMNVNRAALVWDGEEIDVQDSSSQAIGSTTASVSTSQSGPAETETSLSPTANSESASRLSAPTHKVNLNTADVVTLETLPGLGPARAAAIVQYRAAHGPFHSVSDLLQVSGIGQKTLAKWQSSLFVQNTITSQ, from the coding sequence TTGAAACGAAACACGAACTTGTGGGTTATTGGTACGGACTCCAAGAATCAAAAGCCGGATCGGAAACGAAACCGCCTACTCTCAATTCTCAAGTCGGAACGTGCAGTAAAAGGACTGGGTTCCATTGGAATTGCTGGTGTCCTGGTGATTGTCGGCATTGTGTACGACCATCACGGAATTCACAGTCAACAGGGGTCAGTATCGCCCGCAAACGTGCTGTCCACACCGGTCAGCCTGGCACGTTCGTCAGGCACGGCCACTTCTGACAGTCCGTCCATCCAGGTTGATGTTCACGGAGATGTCGTCCATCCGGGCGTCGTAAAAGTGCCAGCAAATGCGCGTGTTCAAGACGTTATTCAAGCTGCGGGTGGCTTTCTTCACGCGAGCGACTCGATGAATGTCAATCGTGCTGCTTTAGTCTGGGACGGAGAGGAAATTGACGTACAGGATTCCTCTTCGCAGGCGATAGGGTCAACGACCGCATCGGTGAGCACTAGCCAAAGTGGCCCTGCTGAAACAGAGACCAGTTTATCCCCGACCGCAAATTCTGAAAGTGCGTCCCGACTCTCCGCCCCCACACACAAAGTAAATCTGAACACGGCGGATGTAGTAACTCTGGAAACGTTGCCAGGTCTTGGTCCCGCACGCGCTGCAGCAATCGTTCAGTATCGGGCAGCCCATGGTCCATTTCACTCCGTGTCGGACCTACTCCAGGTCAGCGGCATTGGTCAAAAAACGCTAGCGAAATGGCAAAGTAGCCTGTTTGTCCAGAATACCATAACGTCACAGTAA
- a CDS encoding ComEC/Rec2 family competence protein, translated as MSFVIWPSRRTLLQIMAAFAAVTLMATFYGMGVERLRPNHPTAMLGSPAVIEAVIQGKSVYGTSSYVRLQVKQQGEPLKPCSFEASWRTNTAEATNFAIGDTVVLRGLFVVGSGASGSVQNWLSPSWTFRGRVVDAPSPPQGGNSHAFVRRMENAMVESVPQTDRTNVDLALSMIVGSAIVLPTAYHNLFLQAGVMHLLAASGANVVLFCRFVALGWAILIRPLGLTSWWLEYVTLLCSVWLFVDVCGFATPIVRAALIMSYSLMAQVFRRRVGRFVVISVANFMFVFWQPSEFTSVSSLFSLVAVLALYEATALWKGKTEKYHHSYMGTVSWHNFVVHYLRQASEHLGHLLYISLMVDVYMLPLVWWWFQQLTPYGAVATVIVEPIIVVLLPLTVLWGLVAWSTALIHFEVLRAVARGLGVCADGLVSLIVNELQTVASQPGSLVHLPVLPTWLMFLYYGVLLSFQHASDVKRIIIHVSPPRIRVK; from the coding sequence GTGTCCTTTGTCATTTGGCCGTCCAGGCGGACTCTGCTGCAGATCATGGCCGCCTTTGCCGCAGTCACACTGATGGCCACATTTTACGGTATGGGCGTTGAACGACTTCGACCGAACCACCCGACAGCCATGCTTGGTTCCCCGGCAGTAATCGAAGCGGTCATTCAAGGCAAATCCGTCTATGGCACGTCGTCATATGTGCGGCTCCAGGTAAAACAGCAGGGGGAGCCATTAAAACCGTGTTCATTCGAAGCATCCTGGCGAACGAACACGGCAGAGGCGACAAATTTTGCGATTGGTGACACTGTTGTCTTACGTGGTCTATTTGTAGTCGGTTCAGGTGCGTCCGGTTCTGTCCAGAACTGGTTGTCGCCAAGCTGGACGTTTCGGGGCAGGGTGGTTGATGCCCCTTCTCCCCCTCAAGGGGGGAATTCCCACGCTTTTGTCCGGCGTATGGAAAATGCCATGGTCGAGTCGGTTCCGCAAACAGACCGAACGAATGTCGATCTCGCCCTGTCGATGATCGTTGGCAGCGCAATTGTGTTGCCAACTGCATACCACAATTTGTTCCTTCAGGCGGGCGTTATGCACCTGTTAGCGGCGAGCGGGGCCAATGTGGTGTTGTTTTGTCGATTTGTAGCCCTTGGCTGGGCGATTCTCATTCGCCCGCTCGGACTGACGAGTTGGTGGCTGGAATACGTCACATTGTTATGCTCCGTCTGGTTGTTCGTAGATGTCTGCGGATTTGCCACCCCCATCGTTCGAGCGGCACTGATCATGTCCTACAGCTTGATGGCTCAGGTATTCCGGCGTCGTGTGGGTCGCTTCGTTGTCATCTCCGTTGCCAATTTCATGTTTGTCTTTTGGCAACCATCTGAATTCACATCAGTAAGTAGTTTGTTCTCCCTTGTCGCCGTACTGGCGCTATACGAGGCAACTGCATTGTGGAAGGGGAAAACGGAGAAATACCACCACAGTTATATGGGCACTGTTTCTTGGCATAACTTTGTAGTCCATTATCTCCGGCAAGCAAGTGAACATTTGGGCCACTTGCTCTATATCAGTCTGATGGTGGATGTATACATGCTGCCGCTTGTTTGGTGGTGGTTTCAGCAGTTGACTCCGTATGGTGCCGTGGCGACCGTTATTGTGGAACCCATTATCGTGGTCCTACTCCCACTAACTGTGCTCTGGGGACTTGTGGCCTGGAGCACAGCGCTGATTCATTTTGAGGTCTTGAGAGCCGTCGCTCGTGGGCTTGGCGTATGTGCAGATGGACTTGTTTCTCTGATCGTGAACGAGTTGCAAACGGTTGCCAGTCAGCCGGGGAGTCTGGTGCACCTGCCCGTATTACCGACGTGGCTCATGTTCTTATACTACGGCGTGTTGCTCAGTTTTCAGCACGCATCGGATGTAAAACGAATCATTATACACGTATCCCCCCCACGGATTCGTGTAAAATAG
- a CDS encoding fluoride efflux transporter FluC has translation MSLLSIFAVSFGAGCGSLARYLISLWFSRYVKSVFPWATWFINMSGTLALALSFWFMPTTAQDHFLWLWLGPGFCGGFTTFSTMVQETIGLVRHRPMLALVYIVTSLGMGLGLGDILSLLLRT, from the coding sequence ATGAGCCTGTTGTCAATCTTCGCCGTGTCGTTCGGGGCTGGATGCGGGTCCCTAGCACGCTACCTCATTAGTCTATGGTTTTCGCGATACGTCAAAAGTGTGTTCCCTTGGGCGACTTGGTTTATCAACATGTCGGGTACGCTTGCACTTGCCCTCAGCTTCTGGTTCATGCCAACGACTGCGCAAGATCACTTTCTTTGGTTGTGGTTAGGGCCAGGGTTTTGCGGCGGGTTCACAACCTTCAGTACGATGGTCCAGGAGACAATCGGACTCGTTCGCCATCGCCCAATGCTTGCCCTAGTGTATATCGTGACGTCCCTGGGAATGGGACTGGGCTTAGGGGATATTCTCAGCTTATTATTGCGGACGTAA
- a CDS encoding YqeG family HAD IIIA-type phosphatase, with product MGLWQSLMPNEYVSSIYEIDLEKLWNAGLRLILTDLDNTLVPWNHPSVPDTLEQWLKRAHERGFHVCIVSNNASGRVESFSQVSGLPAVGAARKPKPEGFRKALDRFHMRPEQAVMVGDQLFTDIRGGNRVGMYTILVLPIDRNEWWGTRVVRNAERIAMAGLRMRGLKRPQGSRR from the coding sequence GTGGGCTTGTGGCAATCATTGATGCCAAACGAATATGTTTCCTCCATTTATGAAATCGATTTAGAAAAACTATGGAACGCCGGTCTGCGGCTCATTCTAACCGATCTCGACAATACCCTCGTCCCTTGGAACCACCCTTCGGTTCCGGATACGCTCGAACAGTGGCTCAAGCGAGCACATGAACGCGGCTTTCATGTTTGCATCGTATCCAATAACGCGAGTGGACGTGTTGAATCGTTTTCCCAAGTGTCGGGGTTGCCTGCCGTTGGTGCTGCACGGAAACCGAAACCTGAAGGGTTTCGCAAAGCACTCGACCGCTTTCACATGCGTCCCGAACAAGCTGTCATGGTAGGAGATCAGTTGTTTACGGATATTCGAGGCGGCAATCGGGTGGGGATGTACACGATTCTCGTCTTGCCAATAGACCGGAATGAATGGTGGGGTACGCGCGTCGTTCGTAACGCCGAGAGAATTGCAATGGCTGGACTTCGTATGCGCGGGCTGAAGAGACCGCAAGGTTCTAGGAGGTGA
- the rsfS gene encoding ribosome silencing factor, producing the protein MQIHEVEHIAQRAAVAAQDKKATDVIVMNVHSLTPMADFFVICSANSRPQVEAVSKAVRDELHEHGITCKGVEGMDEGRWVLLDFGDVVVHVFRPEDREFYHIERLWGDADVYTVGESTT; encoded by the coding sequence ATGCAAATACACGAAGTAGAGCACATTGCACAGAGGGCCGCAGTCGCGGCACAGGACAAAAAGGCGACAGACGTCATTGTCATGAATGTTCATTCACTGACGCCAATGGCTGATTTCTTTGTCATCTGTTCAGCGAACTCGCGTCCACAAGTAGAAGCCGTCTCCAAGGCCGTTCGGGACGAGTTACATGAGCACGGAATCACATGCAAAGGCGTTGAAGGGATGGACGAGGGACGCTGGGTGTTGCTTGACTTCGGGGACGTTGTCGTGCACGTATTTCGACCTGAGGACAGAGAGTTTTATCACATTGAACGACTCTGGGGAGATGCGGACGTCTATACGGTTGGTGAATCGACCACTTGA
- a CDS encoding class I SAM-dependent DNA methyltransferase: MSTYESFASIYDIFMQDAPYDQWLQLLRSKFTLATMDVADIGCGTGMLTVPLSFDVSTCVGVDASEAMLAQAQDRAMEKRSRAQWVCEDMRSLLLPRKMDLIVSTCDVINYLQTETELRQTFASVYTALKPNGYFLFDTIGPKRIEALREGYWHQIEDDAVLLHETRVTDRQIVHEVHAFVLAGHGDLYERIEERHVQQYFHSEEVTKLLEETGFTLLDVLSDFKPGAIDRADRVIYLAKR, encoded by the coding sequence TTGAGCACCTATGAATCGTTTGCATCGATCTATGACATATTTATGCAAGATGCACCATATGACCAATGGTTACAGCTGTTGCGATCGAAGTTCACACTCGCCACCATGGATGTTGCGGACATTGGGTGCGGCACGGGGATGTTGACCGTGCCGCTTTCCTTCGATGTGTCAACGTGTGTTGGTGTCGATGCCTCGGAGGCTATGCTCGCGCAAGCGCAAGACCGTGCGATGGAAAAGAGATCACGAGCGCAGTGGGTGTGCGAAGACATGCGATCCCTACTCCTCCCACGAAAAATGGACTTAATTGTGTCAACGTGTGATGTCATCAACTATTTGCAGACTGAAACCGAATTGCGTCAAACTTTTGCGTCCGTGTATACGGCACTTAAGCCAAACGGATACTTTCTTTTTGATACGATTGGACCGAAGCGAATTGAGGCATTACGCGAAGGCTACTGGCATCAAATAGAAGACGACGCGGTTCTGTTACACGAAACACGTGTAACGGATCGGCAAATTGTCCACGAAGTACACGCCTTTGTGCTTGCTGGTCACGGGGACTTATATGAACGCATTGAAGAAAGGCACGTGCAACAATATTTTCATTCAGAGGAAGTCACGAAACTCCTTGAGGAGACTGGATTCACCTTGTTGGACGTGTTAAGCGATTTTAAACCGGGAGCAATTGACCGTGCGGACAGAGTCATCTACCTCGCCAAGCGGTAG
- the mntR gene encoding transcriptional regulator MntR gives MEDYLEKIYELINDKGYARVSDIASCLAVQPSSVTKMLQKLDENEYVSYEKYRGIVLTARGQRMGQLMKERHLMLAEFLRLLGVSEETIQRDVEGIEHHVSPRTLESLQALVVFFNSHPAALESFLAFQAEETATKQDEAARQ, from the coding sequence ATGGAAGACTATTTGGAAAAAATTTACGAACTAATCAATGACAAGGGTTACGCGCGCGTTTCCGACATTGCTAGTTGTCTAGCTGTCCAACCAAGCTCGGTAACGAAAATGTTACAAAAATTGGACGAAAACGAATACGTGAGTTATGAGAAATACAGAGGAATTGTTTTGACCGCGAGAGGGCAACGCATGGGTCAGCTGATGAAGGAACGCCATCTCATGTTGGCGGAGTTTTTGCGTCTTCTCGGTGTCAGTGAAGAAACGATCCAACGAGATGTCGAAGGCATTGAACATCATGTAAGCCCCCGTACTCTAGAATCCCTGCAAGCACTCGTCGTGTTCTTCAACAGCCATCCGGCGGCACTTGAATCATTTTTAGCTTTCCAAGCCGAGGAAACAGCGACAAAGCAAGATGAAGCGGCCCGCCAATAG
- the sigK gene encoding RNA polymerase sporulation sigma factor SigK, translated as MSGILAILALVLKDVSVFVSYVKNGAFPKPLSAAEESAALERLATGDNTARNELIEHNLRLVAHLVKKYETSGEDPEDLISIGTIGLIKAVESYKQGKGTKLATYAARCIENEILMHLRSTKKHRRDAFLSDPIGTDKDGNEMTLADLLGSDPDEVIDIVDFTWEKQKMYESLPVLADREREVLCKRFGLPYGEERTQREIAAELGISRSYVSRIEHRALTKLYESMRNPPKKRY; from the coding sequence TTGTCCGGCATTCTAGCGATCCTTGCGCTTGTCTTGAAAGACGTCTCCGTGTTCGTTTCGTATGTAAAGAACGGTGCATTTCCGAAACCCCTCAGCGCTGCAGAAGAGAGTGCAGCGCTTGAGCGTCTTGCAACTGGGGACAACACGGCTCGAAACGAGCTGATCGAACATAACCTGCGACTCGTCGCTCATTTGGTCAAGAAATACGAGACGTCGGGTGAGGACCCCGAGGACCTGATTTCCATTGGTACAATTGGCCTCATCAAGGCTGTCGAGAGCTATAAGCAAGGGAAGGGCACAAAGCTCGCAACCTATGCGGCAAGGTGTATTGAGAACGAGATCCTCATGCATCTTCGGAGCACAAAGAAGCATCGCCGAGATGCGTTTTTGTCTGATCCCATTGGGACCGACAAGGATGGAAACGAGATGACCCTGGCTGACTTGCTGGGCTCTGATCCAGACGAGGTCATCGATATCGTGGATTTCACGTGGGAGAAGCAAAAGATGTACGAGAGTCTGCCTGTATTGGCGGATCGGGAAAGGGAAGTCCTTTGCAAACGGTTCGGTCTGCCTTACGGTGAGGAACGCACGCAGCGTGAAATTGCCGCTGAACTCGGTATCTCTCGATCCTACGTATCTCGAATCGAGCATCGAGCACTCACCAAGTTATATGAAAGCATGCGCAATCCCCCTAAAAAGAGATATTGA
- a CDS encoding NAD(P)/FAD-dependent oxidoreductase has protein sequence MSKIVIVGAGYAGMMAAAHLDNAGVPFTIVNNHDYHHLTILLHEAAGGRGPGSNYSIPIKEVLTKDTSELVVDEVVGIDREKKVVKTKNGEQPYDYLIYSLGWISEYFGIKGLKENSLSITNLDTAVEIHEHIENEFKKYTEDHDKRHLRIALGGAGLTGIELMGELLEYLPKLCQSLNIPFSDVDIQCIEAMPTILPMVAEHLRPYVVETVTKKGGKLRTNTKIMEVTPGVVHLDGGETFEAGTIVWTGGVRANPLLTEAGFTVDRRGRAKVNSFMQSVDDDHIFIAGDSAWAENAEGKPYPPTAQNAEQMGPLAAKNIVALQNGKPMTEFNPSDMGTLCSLGANVGVGDAFGIPIKGVAAALAKEGSKALYLYNLGGLRLAGNRGKTVMKI, from the coding sequence ATGAGCAAAATTGTGATTGTCGGTGCCGGTTACGCAGGAATGATGGCTGCAGCCCATCTTGACAATGCCGGAGTTCCTTTCACCATCGTGAACAACCACGACTACCACCACTTGACCATTTTGTTGCACGAGGCTGCTGGGGGACGTGGACCGGGATCGAATTATTCGATTCCTATCAAGGAAGTTCTAACGAAGGACACGTCGGAACTTGTTGTTGACGAAGTCGTGGGGATTGATCGCGAGAAGAAAGTCGTCAAAACCAAAAATGGCGAGCAACCATATGACTACCTCATATACAGCTTGGGTTGGATTTCCGAGTACTTCGGGATCAAAGGCTTGAAGGAAAACAGTTTGAGCATCACCAATTTGGACACGGCTGTAGAGATTCACGAACACATTGAAAATGAGTTCAAAAAATACACAGAGGATCACGACAAGCGTCACCTTCGTATCGCCCTTGGCGGTGCAGGCCTAACGGGCATCGAATTGATGGGTGAACTGCTTGAATACTTACCGAAGCTGTGCCAATCGTTGAACATCCCGTTCTCTGACGTGGACATTCAATGCATTGAAGCCATGCCGACGATTTTACCGATGGTGGCTGAACACCTTCGTCCTTACGTCGTTGAGACCGTGACAAAAAAAGGCGGCAAGCTTCGTACGAACACGAAGATCATGGAAGTTACACCAGGTGTCGTTCACTTGGATGGTGGCGAAACGTTTGAAGCAGGCACCATCGTGTGGACGGGCGGTGTGCGTGCAAACCCTCTCCTCACGGAAGCTGGGTTTACGGTGGACCGTCGCGGGCGTGCAAAAGTAAACAGCTTTATGCAGTCCGTGGATGATGATCACATTTTCATCGCTGGTGACAGTGCATGGGCCGAAAATGCTGAAGGCAAACCATATCCGCCAACCGCACAAAATGCCGAACAAATGGGTCCATTGGCTGCTAAAAACATCGTCGCGTTGCAAAACGGCAAACCAATGACGGAGTTCAACCCAAGCGATATGGGTACCCTGTGCTCCCTCGGCGCAAACGTCGGTGTCGGCGATGCGTTTGGTATCCCTATTAAAGGTGTAGCTGCAGCGCTTGCCAAGGAAGGCAGTAAAGCCCTCTACTTGTACAATCTCGGTGGCTTGCGTTTGGCTGGCAACCGTGGCAAGACCGTCATGAAGATCTGA
- the yqeK gene encoding bis(5'-nucleosyl)-tetraphosphatase (symmetrical) YqeK gives MIIEELSRDVKAALTPHRFQHVQGVVTCAVDLAKRYGVSIEQAEIAAWLHDLAREWPREKLVNAVETIEVPHGFATIPALLHGPIAAHLGRTKYGIEDELILEAVRYHTTGRPDMTDLDMVLFVADAIEPGRTYNGVEAIRQAASKSLAEAVRISIDNTIRFLVDAGKPLFPLTVLTRNALLVR, from the coding sequence ATGATAATCGAGGAACTCTCTCGCGATGTCAAAGCAGCACTCACGCCCCATCGTTTTCAGCACGTACAAGGGGTCGTGACGTGTGCTGTGGATCTCGCCAAGCGGTATGGCGTAAGCATAGAGCAGGCGGAAATAGCTGCATGGCTTCACGATCTCGCCCGGGAATGGCCACGAGAGAAACTGGTAAATGCAGTCGAAACGATTGAAGTCCCGCATGGATTTGCAACCATTCCCGCCTTATTGCACGGACCAATTGCTGCGCACTTAGGTCGCACGAAATACGGGATCGAGGATGAACTCATCCTTGAAGCGGTACGCTATCACACAACGGGAAGACCGGACATGACGGATCTCGACATGGTCCTATTTGTAGCGGATGCCATTGAACCGGGGCGTACTTACAACGGGGTCGAAGCCATCCGTCAGGCAGCTTCGAAAAGCTTGGCAGAAGCCGTTCGTATCAGCATCGACAATACCATCCGGTTTCTTGTCGACGCTGGGAAGCCCCTGTTTCCGCTCACTGTTCTGACACGCAATGCGTTGTTGGTACGGTGA
- the yqeH gene encoding ribosome biogenesis GTPase YqeH — MEQTSRICVGCGSELQSVDETQPGFVPSSAQDKPNVLCRRCFRIRNYGEFMPVAVSDADYQAQVAQIFDHPGLVLYVVDVFDLSGSLVPNLARFVMNSDVVVIVNKVDLLPKGVHYEGLREWIREQVQSTKVNVEDVMFVSAATKEGMDGVIERVIDEVSRPIYVVGMANTGKSTLLNAIASRFEMGKAPYTVSRRPGTTLRLSRLNLEGPRGMLQFVDTPGLIHGTRVIDRLCADCLSLVVPDTRIRPRVYQLNPGQTIFLGGIARLDFESGLRQGIVLYVSNQLPIHRTKLERADDIWRDHQDDILQVPCEACRASFGSFKPHRIQSRRARERVPNGTIAVSGRGRDIVIPGLGWITLSGTAFQGQLWLPSWLDPAFRPRLVGDLSRRTTEGLS; from the coding sequence ATGGAACAAACAAGTCGGATCTGTGTGGGTTGTGGCTCCGAATTGCAATCGGTTGATGAGACTCAACCTGGCTTTGTGCCGTCCAGTGCGCAGGACAAGCCGAACGTACTCTGTCGTCGCTGCTTTCGGATTCGGAACTATGGTGAATTCATGCCTGTCGCGGTGAGCGATGCGGACTATCAGGCACAGGTGGCCCAGATATTTGACCACCCTGGCCTCGTTTTATATGTCGTGGATGTGTTCGACTTGAGCGGGAGCTTAGTGCCGAATCTTGCGCGGTTTGTGATGAACAGTGACGTCGTCGTGATCGTCAACAAAGTTGACCTGCTGCCGAAAGGTGTCCACTACGAAGGACTTCGGGAGTGGATTCGAGAACAAGTGCAGTCGACCAAAGTCAATGTCGAGGATGTCATGTTTGTCAGCGCGGCGACCAAAGAGGGTATGGACGGCGTGATCGAACGGGTGATTGATGAAGTCAGTCGACCCATTTATGTCGTGGGCATGGCAAACACGGGAAAATCAACGCTGCTGAATGCCATCGCAAGCCGATTTGAAATGGGCAAGGCGCCTTATACCGTGTCCCGTCGTCCCGGCACGACGCTTCGCCTGTCGAGGCTGAACTTAGAGGGCCCGCGCGGGATGCTACAGTTCGTTGACACACCTGGACTGATTCACGGCACGCGCGTCATCGACAGGCTATGCGCTGACTGCTTATCTCTTGTCGTTCCCGATACGCGCATACGCCCGCGAGTGTATCAACTGAATCCTGGCCAGACGATCTTTCTCGGGGGTATCGCGAGGCTTGATTTTGAATCGGGACTTCGTCAGGGGATTGTCTTGTACGTCAGCAATCAATTGCCGATTCATCGCACCAAGCTGGAGAGGGCCGACGACATATGGCGGGATCACCAAGATGACATCCTGCAGGTACCGTGTGAAGCCTGTCGCGCATCATTTGGTTCCTTTAAGCCACACCGTATTCAAAGCCGTCGCGCCCGTGAGCGCGTGCCAAATGGAACAATCGCCGTATCGGGCAGAGGACGTGACATTGTTATTCCGGGCCTCGGTTGGATCACGTTGTCTGGAACAGCGTTTCAAGGCCAGTTATGGCTGCCTAGTTGGTTAGATCCGGCCTTCCGGCCCAGACTTGTGGGCGATTTGTCTCGACGGACGACGGAGGGGTTGTCTTGA
- the nadD gene encoding nicotinate (nicotinamide) nucleotide adenylyltransferase encodes MSEKDGLWYTDPSSEAALKRPRGLPETDAKRVVLFGGTFDPPHVGHLAMATLTLEQTDTDEVWFMPAPSPPHKSEIGDDTFLWRISMVDALIGDRSGLRTVPIEKLLPRPSFSVDTVRACKQWYPDIAFHFLIGADSLAQLPTWRGAATLTKLVQFYVAGRSGHPFQETLDRVREQLPDLQAESIEMPLLDVSSTWLRDRLDNHLDVCGLIPSLVLEVWHTGP; translated from the coding sequence ATGAGCGAGAAGGACGGCTTATGGTATACTGATCCCAGCAGTGAAGCGGCTTTAAAGCGGCCGAGGGGTTTGCCAGAGACGGACGCAAAACGTGTTGTTTTGTTCGGTGGCACGTTCGATCCGCCACACGTCGGGCACCTTGCAATGGCCACGCTGACATTGGAGCAAACAGATACCGACGAGGTCTGGTTTATGCCTGCACCGAGCCCGCCGCATAAATCAGAAATCGGCGATGACACGTTTTTGTGGCGCATTTCGATGGTCGACGCGTTGATTGGGGACAGATCGGGGCTCCGTACTGTGCCGATTGAGAAACTGTTGCCCCGGCCGTCATTTAGCGTTGATACCGTTCGCGCGTGCAAACAGTGGTATCCGGATATCGCATTTCACTTTTTGATTGGCGCGGATAGTTTGGCACAGCTGCCGACCTGGAGAGGGGCAGCAACGTTAACGAAGCTCGTTCAGTTTTATGTTGCAGGGCGGAGTGGTCACCCGTTCCAGGAAACATTGGATCGCGTTCGCGAACAATTGCCTGACCTCCAGGCAGAAAGCATTGAAATGCCGTTGCTCGACGTGTCCTCGACATGGTTGCGGGATCGTTTAGACAATCATCTTGACGTTTGCGGCTTAATTCCGTCATTGGTACTTGAAGTTTGGCACACTGGTCCGTAG
- a CDS encoding fluoride efflux transporter FluC → MMGRLDKPIVASLAVFVGGCIGGTLRELCNVLLPSTHFPWGTFVVNLVGAFALGVLLELKTTARFLRPWLLTALTTGTIGAFTTFSTWILDILRLSQSSPSICFVAVVSSLALSLAANVTGRLIVRGHLLRRKPTEKASI, encoded by the coding sequence ATGATGGGACGGCTCGACAAACCAATTGTTGCGTCACTTGCTGTGTTCGTCGGTGGTTGCATTGGTGGTACGCTGCGAGAACTGTGTAATGTTCTCCTCCCATCAACTCATTTTCCCTGGGGTACATTTGTCGTCAATTTGGTTGGTGCATTTGCTCTCGGTGTACTCCTGGAGCTCAAAACAACAGCGAGATTCCTCCGGCCTTGGCTGCTTACAGCGTTGACCACAGGGACCATCGGTGCATTTACGACATTCTCAACTTGGATCCTTGACATTCTTCGCTTGTCTCAGTCATCCCCCAGCATCTGCTTCGTCGCAGTCGTTTCCAGCCTCGCCCTAAGCCTAGCCGCAAATGTGACTGGTCGTTTGATTGTGCGTGGACATCTTCTCCGCCGGAAACCCACTGAGAAGGCATCGATATGA
- the aroE gene encoding shikimate dehydrogenase has translation MKLFGVVGFPIGHSSSPAMMNAAFREQGEDAVYVPFAVKPEQFEQAFNGLAALGAVGVNVTIPHKVSAFNWVDQRTPEATSVGAVNTIRFSDDGAIGHNTDVSGWWRSVADHVPTGNPTIEIVGAGGAAMAVLAAISANRPNASVGVIARREEAVQALQHRFIDTIAIDFVPWDVRNEALANANVVIQTTPIGMWPRVDDSPVTDAGVFSPGQVVQDIIYRPRVTNFAKLAMDGGATVVDGLSMLVYQGVDAYEWWLGKKAPVESMFRAVEEHLGTERRES, from the coding sequence ATGAAACTATTCGGAGTAGTTGGCTTTCCTATCGGGCACTCATCATCGCCGGCGATGATGAACGCTGCCTTTCGAGAGCAGGGGGAAGACGCCGTTTATGTCCCGTTTGCAGTGAAGCCCGAGCAGTTTGAACAAGCATTCAACGGACTTGCAGCACTCGGTGCTGTTGGGGTGAACGTGACGATTCCGCACAAGGTATCGGCATTCAATTGGGTGGATCAGCGGACCCCGGAAGCGACAAGCGTGGGTGCAGTAAACACCATTCGTTTCTCCGACGACGGTGCCATTGGGCACAACACGGATGTCAGTGGCTGGTGGCGCTCCGTCGCCGATCACGTACCCACCGGCAACCCGACCATCGAGATCGTCGGGGCCGGTGGTGCGGCGATGGCTGTCCTGGCAGCTATTTCGGCCAACCGTCCGAATGCGTCGGTGGGCGTGATCGCGCGGCGAGAAGAAGCCGTTCAAGCGCTGCAACATCGCTTTATCGATACCATTGCCATCGATTTTGTACCGTGGGACGTGAGGAATGAGGCACTTGCCAACGCGAACGTCGTCATTCAGACGACACCCATTGGCATGTGGCCCCGCGTGGATGATTCTCCCGTCACGGATGCAGGGGTATTTTCCCCTGGCCAAGTTGTTCAGGATATTATCTATCGGCCTCGCGTAACCAATTTTGCAAAGTTGGCAATGGACGGCGGAGCCACCGTTGTGGATGGTTTGTCGATGCTTGTCTACCAAGGCGTTGACGCTTATGAGTGGTGGCTTGGCAAAAAAGCACCCGTCGAGTCGATGTTCCGGGCAGTGGAGGAACACCTCGGCACGGAGCGTCGCGAGTCATGA